Proteins encoded together in one Anoxybacillus flavithermus window:
- a CDS encoding tetratricopeptide repeat protein, whose translation MDYNAQGIQYMQQGKYEEAVKCFHEAIEQQPNNPVGYINFGNVLAAVGEEEKAIRFFHKALELDEKAATAYYGLGSIYYNRQQFDRAKEQFERAIQAGLTDGDVFFMLGMSLMYLEQPRLAMPYFQRAVELNERDVEATFQLGLCLAQLQFVDEAMTYFERTIHLNEQHADAYYNLGVAYAYKDDPKTAHAMFEKALAIQPDHLLAGHGKKLMERALQ comes from the coding sequence ATGGATTACAACGCACAAGGCATTCAATATATGCAGCAAGGAAAATATGAAGAAGCGGTTAAATGTTTTCATGAAGCGATTGAACAACAGCCGAACAACCCTGTTGGGTACATTAATTTTGGGAACGTATTAGCAGCGGTCGGAGAAGAAGAAAAAGCGATACGCTTTTTTCACAAGGCGCTTGAGCTTGATGAAAAAGCCGCAACCGCATATTACGGACTCGGATCGATTTATTACAATCGCCAGCAATTCGATCGCGCAAAAGAGCAATTTGAGCGAGCGATTCAAGCAGGATTAACGGATGGCGATGTGTTTTTTATGCTTGGCATGTCGCTCATGTATTTAGAGCAACCACGTTTAGCGATGCCGTATTTTCAGCGGGCAGTAGAATTAAACGAGCGCGATGTGGAAGCGACGTTTCAGCTTGGGCTTTGCTTAGCACAATTGCAGTTTGTGGATGAAGCGATGACATATTTTGAACGGACGATTCATTTAAACGAGCAACATGCGGATGCGTATTACAATTTAGGTGTGGCCTATGCATACAAAGACGATCCGAAAACCGCACATGCGATGTTTGAAAAGGCGCTTGCCATTCAGCCCGATCACTTGTTAGCAGGTCATGGGAAAAAGCTAATGGAACGGGCATTGCAATAA
- a CDS encoding IreB family regulatory phosphoprotein, with the protein MSSFDNTMQFNFPEEPMDVDVREVLLTVYDALQEKGYNPINQIVGYLLSGDPAYIPRHKDARNLIRKVDRDELIEELVKFYLRTHREE; encoded by the coding sequence GTGAGTTCGTTTGATAACACAATGCAATTTAACTTTCCGGAAGAACCGATGGACGTCGATGTTCGGGAAGTGTTGCTTACCGTATACGACGCATTGCAGGAAAAAGGGTATAACCCAATTAACCAAATTGTCGGCTACTTATTGTCTGGTGATCCAGCTTACATCCCTCGCCATAAAGATGCCAGAAACTTGATTCGCAAAGTCGATCGCGACGAATTAATTGAAGAATTAGTGAAATTCTATTTACGAACACATCGTGAGGAATAG
- the mltG gene encoding endolytic transglycosylase MltG, translating into MLQEHEAKTVRKIVLYITAPLLLLIIAACIGLFVYIRSALQPVDPNDRTPIQVDIPIGSSIYTIANILEKNGIVKDATIFRYYVKFKNHADFQAGNYTFTKAMTLAQIAEQLKTGKVVKEAKLKITVPEGKQLTQIATIISQKTGYSTEEIMAKLTNRSYIEELVEKYPSVLTSDIFNKNIRYALEGYLFPATYSFTEEKPSLEEMIETMVAKTEEVLAKYTEDMETRGLTVHQLLTMASLIEEEATEKADREKIASVFYNRLEKGMPLQTDPTVLYALGQHKSRVYYKDLEVNSPYNTYMHKGLPPGPIANAGEASIQAALHPAETDYFYFLATPAGDVIFTKTLDEHNREKAKYIGKQ; encoded by the coding sequence ATGTTACAAGAACATGAAGCGAAGACGGTGCGAAAAATTGTCCTATACATTACAGCACCTTTGTTATTGTTGATAATTGCCGCATGCATTGGCTTGTTTGTATATATTCGTTCCGCATTGCAGCCTGTGGATCCGAATGATAGAACGCCGATTCAAGTAGACATTCCGATCGGCTCATCCATATATACGATTGCCAACATATTAGAAAAAAACGGCATAGTGAAAGATGCAACGATTTTTCGCTACTATGTAAAATTTAAAAACCATGCCGATTTTCAAGCGGGTAATTATACATTTACAAAAGCAATGACGTTAGCACAAATTGCTGAACAACTAAAAACAGGAAAAGTCGTGAAAGAAGCGAAGCTAAAAATAACGGTTCCAGAAGGAAAACAACTGACACAAATTGCGACGATCATTTCACAAAAAACGGGCTATTCGACCGAAGAGATTATGGCGAAACTAACAAATCGTTCATATATCGAGGAGTTAGTGGAAAAATATCCTTCTGTTTTGACGTCCGACATTTTCAATAAAAACATTCGTTACGCATTAGAAGGATATTTATTCCCAGCGACATATTCGTTTACAGAAGAAAAACCTTCGCTTGAAGAAATGATTGAAACCATGGTTGCGAAAACGGAAGAAGTATTAGCAAAATATACAGAAGACATGGAAACGCGTGGCTTGACCGTCCATCAATTGCTAACGATGGCGTCACTTATTGAAGAAGAAGCAACGGAAAAAGCGGATCGCGAAAAAATCGCAAGCGTGTTTTACAATCGATTAGAAAAAGGTATGCCATTACAAACAGACCCGACTGTTTTATATGCGCTCGGACAGCATAAATCGCGTGTATACTACAAAGACTTAGAAGTAAACTCGCCTTACAATACGTATATGCATAAAGGACTTCCGCCAGGACCGATTGCAAACGCAGGCGAAGCATCGATTCAAGCGGCTCTTCATCCAGCGGAGACGGACTATTTTTACTTTTTAGCGACGCCAGCGGGAGATGTCATTTTTACAAAAACACTTGACGAACATAATCGCGAAAAGGCAAAATATATCGGAAAGCAATAA
- a CDS encoding ATP-dependent RecD-like DNA helicase, translating to MGLQQQLDLDGRSFIKGVHVGTIFHNEDNLYSVIRVRVEETNEPHIEKDVVVTGYFPLLGEYDTYTFFGSFKEHPRFGKQYVVDHFRKEFPETKEGVIQYLSGGMFKGIGKKTATAIVETLGERAISKILEDPDVLANVPKLTKAKAKQLYETLREHEGLEQIMIALSQFGFGPQLSMKIYQVYKDETLQIIRTNPYQLVEDVEGIGFGRADDLGLQLGISGNHPDRIRAGCLYVIEQHCMQEGHVYMTYEQLLTEVKQLLEAKRQELVDVACISREMIHLSEEGKLIVEEDRFYIPSLYFAEKGIVSNVKRLLQQSDMSTFSEAEFLLALGEWEEEANIQYSQKQKEAIQQALCSPLFILTGGPGTGKTTVINGIVHLFAKLHGLSLDPVSYDADEPFPILLAAPTGRAAKRMTESTGLPAMTIHRLLGWSGDGFQRGEDEPINGKLLIVDEMSMVDTWLANQLLKSVPSSMQVIFVGDEDQLPSVGPGQVLKDLLRANVIPTVRLTDIYRQAEGSSIISLAHAIKDGNIPHDLTIPQKDRSFIRCTSAQVVDVVKKVAENAKQKGYRAKDVQVLAPMYRGHAGIDRLNETLQQLFNPKHDHKRELTFGDVVYRVGDKVLQLVNQPDENVFNGDIGEIVAIFYANENVEKQDLVVVSFDGNEVTYPKQELHQITHAYCCSIHKSQGSEFPIVILPVVKSYYRMLRRNLLYTAITRSKQYLILCGEEEAFQLGVMRTDDGTRQTTLYEKLTAIISPEQQLLPMEDANIGMEGVTPYDFMENDAT from the coding sequence ATGGGGTTGCAACAACAGTTAGACTTAGACGGACGATCGTTTATTAAAGGCGTCCATGTCGGTACAATTTTTCATAACGAAGACAATTTATATTCTGTCATTCGTGTGCGTGTGGAAGAAACAAATGAACCGCATATAGAAAAAGATGTTGTTGTGACAGGCTATTTCCCTTTGCTGGGCGAGTATGATACATATACGTTTTTTGGCTCATTTAAAGAACACCCGCGCTTTGGGAAACAATATGTTGTCGATCATTTTCGAAAAGAGTTTCCTGAAACGAAAGAAGGAGTGATTCAATATTTATCGGGCGGAATGTTTAAAGGGATTGGTAAAAAAACAGCAACTGCCATCGTTGAAACGTTAGGTGAGCGAGCGATTTCAAAAATATTAGAAGATCCCGACGTGCTTGCAAACGTGCCAAAGTTGACAAAAGCAAAGGCGAAGCAGCTATATGAGACGTTGCGCGAACATGAAGGATTAGAACAAATTATGATCGCTTTATCGCAATTTGGCTTTGGGCCTCAATTATCGATGAAAATTTATCAAGTGTACAAAGATGAAACGTTACAAATCATTCGCACAAATCCGTATCAACTGGTGGAAGATGTTGAAGGAATCGGATTTGGACGTGCAGATGATCTCGGCTTGCAGCTTGGCATTTCTGGTAATCATCCTGATCGTATTCGGGCAGGTTGTTTATACGTCATTGAACAACATTGCATGCAAGAAGGACATGTGTATATGACGTATGAACAGCTGCTTACAGAAGTAAAACAACTGTTAGAAGCAAAACGTCAAGAACTTGTCGATGTCGCTTGCATTTCCCGTGAAATGATCCATTTATCTGAAGAAGGAAAGTTAATTGTTGAAGAAGATCGTTTTTATATCCCTTCGTTATATTTTGCGGAAAAAGGCATCGTGTCAAACGTCAAGCGGCTATTGCAACAATCCGATATGTCAACATTTTCTGAAGCGGAATTTTTGCTTGCGCTTGGTGAATGGGAAGAAGAAGCAAACATCCAATATTCGCAAAAACAAAAAGAGGCGATTCAACAAGCGCTTTGTTCCCCGTTGTTCATTTTAACGGGCGGACCAGGCACAGGAAAAACGACGGTCATTAACGGTATCGTTCATTTATTCGCCAAGTTGCACGGGCTATCGCTTGATCCTGTTAGCTATGATGCGGACGAGCCGTTCCCCATTTTACTTGCTGCTCCAACTGGACGAGCAGCGAAGCGAATGACGGAATCGACTGGCTTGCCGGCGATGACGATCCATCGTTTGCTCGGCTGGAGTGGCGACGGGTTTCAACGCGGGGAAGACGAACCGATTAACGGAAAGTTGTTAATTGTCGATGAAATGTCAATGGTCGATACGTGGCTAGCGAATCAGTTATTAAAGTCTGTTCCATCATCCATGCAAGTCATTTTCGTTGGCGATGAAGACCAATTACCGTCTGTCGGACCGGGACAAGTGTTAAAAGACTTACTTCGTGCCAACGTCATTCCGACCGTTCGCTTGACAGACATTTATCGTCAGGCAGAAGGTTCGTCGATCATTTCCCTTGCCCATGCGATTAAAGATGGAAACATTCCACATGATTTGACGATCCCTCAAAAAGACCGCTCGTTTATTCGTTGTACGAGTGCCCAAGTCGTTGACGTCGTAAAAAAAGTAGCTGAAAACGCAAAACAAAAAGGATATCGCGCAAAAGATGTTCAAGTGCTCGCACCGATGTATCGCGGTCATGCAGGAATTGATCGACTCAATGAGACGCTACAACAATTATTTAATCCAAAACATGATCATAAACGAGAGCTTACGTTTGGCGATGTCGTTTATCGCGTAGGCGATAAAGTGTTGCAGCTAGTCAATCAGCCGGATGAAAATGTGTTTAATGGAGACATCGGCGAGATTGTTGCCATTTTTTATGCAAATGAAAATGTGGAAAAACAAGATCTCGTCGTCGTTTCGTTTGATGGAAATGAAGTGACGTATCCGAAACAAGAATTGCACCAAATTACGCACGCATATTGTTGTTCGATTCATAAATCGCAAGGAAGCGAATTTCCGATCGTCATTTTGCCTGTTGTAAAAAGTTATTATCGCATGTTAAGGCGCAATTTATTATACACAGCCATTACGCGCAGTAAGCAATATTTAATTTTATGTGGTGAAGAAGAAGCGTTCCAACTCGGGGTCATGCGAACAGATGACGGAACGAGACAAACGACGTTATACGAAAAATTAACAGCGATCATTTCGCCTGAACAACAGTTACTTCCGATGGAAGATGCAAACATCGGAATGGAAGGTGTTACCCCGTATGACTTTATGGAAAATGACGCAACATAA
- the ruvX gene encoding Holliday junction resolvase RuvX, with protein sequence MRILGLDFGTKTLGVAVSDELGWTAQGIETIRIDEENGEYGFDRLRQLIEQYAVEEIVIGFPKNMNGTIGPRGEATQRFAEQVKQTFSLPVVLWDERLSTMAAERMLIAADVSRKKRKKVIDKMAAVMILQSYLDHKQLR encoded by the coding sequence ATGCGTATTTTAGGATTAGACTTTGGAACGAAAACGCTCGGCGTTGCCGTAAGCGACGAGTTAGGATGGACGGCTCAAGGCATCGAGACGATTCGTATCGATGAAGAAAACGGTGAATATGGCTTTGACCGTTTGCGGCAATTGATTGAGCAATATGCGGTCGAAGAAATCGTCATCGGGTTTCCGAAAAATATGAACGGCACCATCGGACCGCGCGGCGAGGCGACACAACGCTTTGCCGAACAAGTGAAACAAACGTTTTCACTTCCTGTCGTCTTGTGGGATGAAAGACTGTCCACCATGGCGGCAGAACGAATGTTAATCGCTGCGGACGTTAGTCGAAAAAAACGTAAAAAAGTGATTGACAAAATGGCTGCGGTGATGATTTTACAATCTTATTTGGACCATAAACAATTGAGGTGA
- a CDS encoding YrzQ family protein has translation MKMNRTIASLIAIGAGVAAYQLAQRNGGMNMRNVRKVGKKMLRPFM, from the coding sequence ATGAAGATGAATCGAACAATCGCTTCTTTAATTGCGATCGGTGCAGGAGTGGCAGCGTATCAATTAGCGCAACGAAACGGTGGCATGAACATGCGCAACGTGAGAAAAGTCGGCAAAAAAATGTTGCGTCCATTTATGTAG
- a CDS encoding O-methyltransferase, protein MVNEEMIHYLERLLPKKEEAIVAMEQYAHEHHVPIMDALGIETMLHILKLVQPTRILEIGTAIGYSAIRMAKALPNAHIVTIERDEMRYKQALVYAEQTNTKAQMTLLFGDALHISDEVKKHAPFDVLFIDAAKGQYRRFFELYEPLLSERGIIITDNVLFKGLVATNEPIEQKRIRQLIKKIQAYNEWLMAHPRYETVIIPIGDGMAISRKRGQQPND, encoded by the coding sequence TTGGTAAATGAGGAAATGATTCATTATTTAGAACGATTACTACCAAAAAAAGAAGAAGCGATCGTAGCGATGGAACAATATGCACATGAACATCATGTGCCGATTATGGATGCGCTCGGCATCGAAACGATGTTGCACATTTTAAAACTTGTTCAACCGACGCGCATTTTAGAAATTGGCACCGCGATCGGATACTCCGCCATACGCATGGCAAAAGCGTTGCCAAATGCGCACATTGTTACGATTGAACGAGATGAAATGCGCTATAAACAAGCGCTTGTTTATGCAGAACAAACGAATACAAAAGCACAAATGACGTTATTGTTTGGCGATGCGCTTCATATAAGCGATGAAGTAAAAAAACATGCTCCGTTTGATGTATTGTTTATTGACGCGGCAAAAGGACAATATCGCCGCTTTTTTGAGTTGTACGAGCCGCTATTAAGCGAGCGAGGAATTATTATAACGGATAACGTACTATTCAAAGGGCTTGTAGCAACAAACGAACCGATTGAACAAAAACGCATTCGTCAGCTTATCAAAAAAATTCAAGCATATAACGAATGGCTGATGGCGCATCCACGCTATGAGACAGTCATCATTCCGATCGGTGACGGAATGGCGATATCGAGAAAACGAGGTCAACAACCCAATGACTAA
- a CDS encoding DUF1292 domain-containing protein, with amino-acid sequence MEHGEKHITVVDEDGNEQLCEVLFTFESEEFGKSYVLYYPIGAEEDDNEEIEIHASSFIPGEDGQAGELQPIETEEEWDMIEEMLNTFLGEEEEDEE; translated from the coding sequence ATGGAACACGGTGAAAAACACATTACAGTCGTTGACGAAGACGGCAACGAACAACTTTGCGAAGTACTATTTACATTTGAATCTGAAGAATTCGGAAAATCTTACGTTTTGTACTACCCAATCGGTGCAGAAGAAGATGACAACGAAGAAATTGAAATTCACGCATCTTCTTTTATCCCAGGAGAAGATGGGCAGGCAGGAGAATTGCAGCCGATCGAAACAGAAGAAGAATGGGATATGATCGAAGAAATGCTAAACACATTTCTCGGTGAAGAGGAAGAAGACGAAGAATAA
- the alaS gene encoding alanine--tRNA ligase, which yields MKKLTSAQVRQMFLDFFKEKGHAVEPSASLIPIDDPSLLWINSGVATLKKYFDGRVIPDNPRICNAQKSIRTNDIENVGKTARHHTFFEMLGNFSIGDYFKREAIHWAWEFLTSEKWIGFDPNRLSVTIHPEDEEAFDIWHNEIGLPEERIIRLEGNFWDIGEGPSGPNTEIFYDRGEQFGNDPNDPELYPGGENERYLEVWNLVFSQFNHNPDGTYTPLPKKNIDTGMGLERMCSILQDVPTNFDTDLFMPIIRATEQISGETYRTDAEKDVAFKVIADHIRTVTFAIGDGALPSNEGRGYVLRRLLRRAVRYAKQLNIQRPFMYELVPVVGEIMVDYYPEVKEKASFIQKVIKNEEERFHETLNEGLAILASVIEKEKQRGSDTISGEDVFRLYDTYGFPVELTEEYAEEEGMKVDHGGFEREMERQRERARAARQDVDSMQVQGGVLGDIKVESTFVGYDQLSVSSVVEVIVKDGQLVNEVSEGQEAQLILRETPFYAESGGQIADRGWIEGETGKAYVKDVQKAPNGQHLHHIVVEQGVIQTNGTYIAHVDEAARVDIVKNHTATHLLHQALKDVLGVHVNQAGSLVAPDRLRFDFTHFGQVKQEELEQIEAIVNEQIWRNLPVAIEYKPLDEAKAMGAMALFGEKYGDIVRVVQVGDYSLELCGGCHVKNTAEIGLFKIVSESGIGAGTRRIEAVTGKAAYRLMNDQIALLKEVAEKLKTNPKDVLTRIDTLMNDMRELQRENESLSARLSHMEAENLVNQVKEVNGVPLVTSKVNNADMNSLRAMVDDLKQKLGSAIIVLASVQQNKVNLIAGVTNDLIDRGYHAGKLIKEVATRCGGGGGGRADMAQAGGKDANKVDEALKFVEQWVKSV from the coding sequence GTGAAGAAGCTAACATCTGCTCAAGTTCGTCAAATGTTTTTAGACTTTTTTAAAGAAAAAGGTCACGCTGTTGAGCCGAGCGCATCGCTTATTCCGATTGACGATCCGTCATTGTTATGGATCAATAGCGGTGTCGCAACGTTAAAAAAATATTTTGATGGCCGCGTCATTCCAGACAATCCGCGCATTTGTAATGCGCAAAAATCAATTCGTACAAACGACATTGAAAACGTCGGAAAAACGGCGCGCCACCATACGTTTTTTGAAATGCTCGGAAACTTCTCGATCGGCGACTATTTTAAACGAGAAGCAATTCATTGGGCATGGGAGTTTTTAACGAGCGAAAAATGGATCGGTTTTGATCCGAACCGTCTTTCTGTGACAATTCATCCAGAAGATGAAGAAGCGTTTGACATTTGGCATAACGAAATTGGGTTGCCGGAAGAACGCATTATTCGATTGGAAGGGAACTTCTGGGATATCGGGGAAGGTCCGAGCGGTCCGAACACAGAAATTTTCTATGACCGCGGGGAACAATTTGGCAACGACCCGAACGATCCAGAATTATATCCGGGTGGAGAAAACGAACGTTATTTAGAAGTATGGAACCTCGTCTTTTCGCAATTTAACCATAACCCTGACGGTACATATACACCGCTTCCTAAGAAAAACATTGATACGGGCATGGGATTAGAGCGGATGTGCTCGATTTTACAAGACGTTCCGACAAACTTTGATACCGATTTATTTATGCCAATCATTCGTGCAACTGAACAAATTTCAGGGGAAACATATCGTACGGATGCCGAAAAAGACGTGGCATTTAAAGTCATCGCAGACCATATCCGCACCGTAACGTTTGCGATTGGCGACGGGGCGCTGCCATCGAACGAAGGACGCGGTTATGTGTTGCGTCGTTTGTTGCGCCGTGCCGTTCGCTATGCGAAACAATTAAACATTCAACGTCCATTTATGTATGAGCTCGTTCCAGTGGTCGGTGAAATTATGGTCGACTATTATCCGGAAGTGAAAGAAAAAGCATCGTTCATTCAAAAAGTAATTAAAAATGAAGAAGAGCGCTTCCATGAAACGTTAAATGAAGGACTTGCAATTTTAGCAAGCGTCATCGAAAAAGAAAAACAACGTGGTAGCGATACAATTAGCGGTGAAGATGTATTCCGCTTGTACGACACATACGGCTTCCCTGTGGAATTAACGGAAGAGTATGCGGAAGAAGAAGGAATGAAAGTCGATCACGGCGGTTTTGAACGTGAAATGGAGCGCCAGCGCGAACGGGCACGTGCTGCACGTCAAGATGTTGATTCGATGCAAGTCCAAGGCGGCGTATTAGGCGACATTAAAGTAGAAAGCACGTTTGTCGGTTATGACCAGCTTTCTGTTTCTTCTGTTGTCGAAGTAATCGTAAAAGACGGACAACTTGTCAATGAGGTAAGCGAAGGACAAGAAGCGCAATTGATTTTACGTGAAACGCCGTTTTATGCAGAAAGCGGTGGACAAATTGCTGACCGCGGTTGGATTGAAGGAGAGACAGGAAAAGCGTACGTAAAAGACGTACAAAAAGCACCGAACGGTCAACATTTACACCACATCGTCGTCGAACAAGGGGTTATTCAAACAAACGGCACATATATCGCACATGTCGACGAAGCAGCGCGCGTCGATATTGTGAAAAACCATACAGCGACGCATTTGTTGCATCAAGCGTTAAAAGATGTGCTTGGTGTGCATGTGAACCAAGCTGGTTCGCTTGTTGCTCCTGATCGTTTACGCTTTGACTTTACGCATTTCGGTCAAGTAAAGCAAGAAGAGCTCGAGCAAATTGAAGCGATCGTTAACGAGCAAATTTGGCGCAATCTCCCTGTTGCGATTGAATATAAACCGCTTGATGAAGCAAAAGCGATGGGAGCGATGGCGCTATTTGGTGAAAAATATGGTGACATCGTGCGCGTCGTGCAAGTAGGCGATTACAGCCTAGAGCTTTGTGGTGGTTGCCATGTGAAAAATACAGCCGAAATCGGTTTGTTTAAAATTGTTTCTGAATCGGGCATTGGGGCAGGCACACGTCGGATTGAAGCAGTTACAGGAAAAGCTGCGTATCGTTTAATGAATGATCAAATTGCATTATTAAAAGAAGTAGCGGAAAAATTAAAAACGAATCCGAAAGATGTGTTAACGCGCATCGATACACTCATGAACGATATGCGCGAATTGCAACGTGAAAATGAATCGCTTTCTGCCCGTTTAAGCCATATGGAAGCAGAAAATTTAGTGAACCAAGTAAAAGAAGTAAACGGTGTTCCACTTGTCACAAGTAAAGTGAACAACGCCGATATGAACAGCTTACGTGCAATGGTCGACGATTTAAAACAAAAATTAGGTTCAGCGATCATTGTGCTTGCTTCTGTACAACAAAATAAAGTAAACTTAATTGCTGGTGTCACAAACGACTTAATCGACCGCGGTTATCACGCTGGAAAACTCATTAAAGAAGTGGCGACGCGTTGCGGCGGCGGCGGTGGTGGCCGAGCGGATATGGCACAAGCAGGCGGAAAAGATGCGAATAAAGTAGATGAAGCACTTAAATTTGTCGAACAGTGGGTAAAATCTGTTTAA
- a CDS encoding AI-2E family transporter, with product MEHPHLHFFVRLTKMLLVLIFIYFVVKLKSVWLPFLHMFIKIITPFLIAAFITYLLHPVVEYVHKRGMPRALAILAIYALFFGGIGFAIYKGAPLFIAQLEDLNKSLPIFVRTYEQWTNYIHEETATWPYDVHQRIETMVSEAETLISEAVTGMIIGLKQFINRLIVLFIIPFIAFYMLKDVELIKKAAWEWTPNKWRHKGMQFLRDVDQTLGGYIRGQLFVCFLIGTAATLSFWLIDMKYPLLLGMIIGVTNVIPYFGPIIGAIPAAIIAATVSVNKLLLTVGIVFLLQFIEGNILSPLIVGRSVHLHPLIIMFSLFVGGEIGGIIGLIVAVPIVAIAKATFVHIRSLKTN from the coding sequence TTGGAACATCCGCATCTTCATTTTTTCGTTCGCTTAACGAAAATGTTATTAGTTTTAATTTTTATTTACTTCGTTGTGAAACTCAAATCCGTATGGCTACCATTTTTACATATGTTTATTAAAATTATAACCCCTTTTCTTATCGCAGCGTTCATTACATACTTATTGCATCCTGTCGTTGAATACGTCCACAAACGAGGCATGCCGAGAGCGCTTGCCATTCTTGCCATTTATGCACTATTTTTTGGTGGAATCGGTTTTGCTATTTACAAAGGGGCACCGTTGTTTATTGCTCAGCTAGAAGATTTAAATAAAAGCTTACCGATATTTGTTCGTACGTATGAACAATGGACGAATTATATTCATGAAGAAACGGCTACGTGGCCTTACGATGTTCATCAACGAATTGAAACGATGGTTTCGGAAGCGGAAACGCTTATTAGCGAAGCTGTGACAGGTATGATTATCGGATTAAAACAATTCATCAATCGGCTCATCGTCCTTTTTATTATCCCGTTCATCGCTTTTTACATGTTAAAAGATGTGGAGCTTATTAAAAAAGCAGCGTGGGAATGGACTCCGAATAAATGGCGCCATAAAGGTATGCAATTTTTACGCGACGTTGATCAAACGCTCGGTGGATATATTCGTGGACAATTGTTCGTCTGTTTTTTGATCGGAACGGCTGCTACGCTTTCGTTTTGGCTTATTGATATGAAATATCCCCTCTTGCTTGGCATGATCATCGGGGTTACAAATGTCATCCCGTATTTCGGACCAATTATTGGAGCTATTCCAGCGGCGATTATTGCTGCAACCGTATCAGTAAACAAACTGCTTCTTACTGTTGGAATCGTCTTTTTATTGCAGTTCATTGAAGGAAACATTTTATCCCCGCTTATTGTAGGGAGAAGCGTACATTTACATCCGCTTATTATTATGTTTTCCTTATTTGTTGGTGGGGAAATCGGTGGCATCATCGGTTTAATTGTTGCTGTTCCGATCGTTGCGATTGCTAAGGCGACATTTGTACACATTCGCTCGCTGAAAACAAATTGA